The genomic DNA GCCTTCGCTGCGACGCGAACGTTTCGGTCCGGCCCAGGGGCCAGGCCGCGTTCGGCACCAAAGCGGAGATCAAGAACATGAACTCGTTCCGGAACGTCGAGCGCGCCATCGCCTTCGAGACCGAGCGGCAGATCCGAATTCTCGAGTCGGGCGGCCGCGTGGTGCAGGAGACCCTTCTCTGGAACGCGGACAAGGGAATCGCCGAGACGATGCGGAGCAAGGAGGAGGCCCACGATTACCGGTATTTTCCCGAGCCCGATCTCCTTCCGCTCGACCTCGATCCAGCCTGGATCGAGTCGGTCCGGTCGGAGCTGCCCGAGCTCCCGCGCCAGGTTCGCGACCGTCTCACGCGCGAGCTCGGCATCCCCGAATACGACGCCGAGGTCCTGACCGAGACCCGCGCGCTCGCGACGTACTATGTAGAAGTCGCCCGGCGCTCGGGGAACCCCAAGCTCGCCTCGAACTGGATCATGACCGAGGTGAACGGGGTCCGGAATAAGGAGGGCCAGACGATCGAGGAATTCCCGATCCGGCCCGACCGGTTGGGGGATCTCATCAAGATGGTCGCTACCGGGCGAATCTCCGGCAAGATCGGAAAACAGGTCCTCGAGATGATGCTGACCCGGGCGGAGGGCCCCGAGGAGCTCGTGCAGGCTCACGGGCTTCTCCCCATCGACGATGAGGCCTCGCTCCGCGCCCTCGCCCGGGAGGTGATTGCGGCAAACCCGGGGCCGGCCGCCGAGGTGCGGGCGGGCAAGGAGCGGACGTTCGCGTTTCTCGTGGGTCAGGCGATGAAGCAGTCGCGAGGCCGCGCGCATCCCGAGAAGGTCCAGGAAGCGCTCCGGAAGGAGCTGGGGGTAGCGTGACCGGGCACCCCAAGGTGCTCGTGGTCGGGAGTGGGGGACGGGAACACGCGCTGGTGGGCGCGCTCCACGATTCGCCGGAACACCCCGCCGTTTTCGCCGCGCCCGGGAACCCAGGGATGGAAGCCGAAGCCACGTGCGTCCCGATCCGCGCCACGGATCTGGCGGCGCTCACCGCGTGGGCCGGGCGGGAGAAGCCGGACCTTGTGGTGATCGGGCCCGATTCGGCGGTCGCCATGGGGCTGGCCGACGCTCTCGCAAAGATTTCGGTTCCGGCCCTCGGACCCGTCCGCGCCGCGGGTCGGCTGGAATCGAGCAAGAGTTTCGCAAAACAAC from Candidatus Eisenbacteria bacterium includes the following:
- the gatB gene encoding Asp-tRNA(Asn)/Glu-tRNA(Gln) amidotransferase subunit GatB, with protein sequence MSATRPETESSAVAKAPHDDYETVVGLEVHAQLKTRSKIFCGCSTTFGARPNTQVCPVCLGLPGVLPVLNERAVRFAVMTGLAVGATIAERSVFARKNYFYPDLPKGYQISQYDRPLCIGGGIEIRSGSGWKRIGLVRIHLEEDAGKSLHPEGREGVTTTRVDLNRSGVPLIEIVSEPEIRSGAEAYDYLIRLKQILEYLDVCDGNMEEGSLRCDANVSVRPRGQAAFGTKAEIKNMNSFRNVERAIAFETERQIRILESGGRVVQETLLWNADKGIAETMRSKEEAHDYRYFPEPDLLPLDLDPAWIESVRSELPELPRQVRDRLTRELGIPEYDAEVLTETRALATYYVEVARRSGNPKLASNWIMTEVNGVRNKEGQTIEEFPIRPDRLGDLIKMVATGRISGKIGKQVLEMMLTRAEGPEELVQAHGLLPIDDEASLRALAREVIAANPGPAAEVRAGKERTFAFLVGQAMKQSRGRAHPEKVQEALRKELGVA